A single genomic interval of Scyliorhinus canicula chromosome 15, sScyCan1.1, whole genome shotgun sequence harbors:
- the nog2 gene encoding noggin-2, producing MELPQYMLSCFCMLLLQHGLCQPYLHLRPVPSDSLPVVDIIEHPDPDNDPKDNDLDERTLRKKLGSHFDPNFMSITLPQPEDSQSRDPNSRFKPLGAMPNDIKRLDLSETPYGRKMKLGKKARRKFQQWLWSYTYCPVMYTWKDLGGRFWPRFVKEGNCYNERSCSFPEGMLCKPVKSISKTFLRWYCQGWSKPKYCTWIPVQYPVISECKCSC from the coding sequence ATGGAGCTGCCACAGTATATGTTAAGCTGTTTCTGCATGCTGCTGCTACAGCACGGACTCTGTCAGCCTTATCTACACCTCCGACCCGTCCCCAGTGACAGTTTGCCCGTGGTGGACATTATCGAACACCCGGACCCAGACAACGACCCCAAGGACAACGATCTGGACGAACGGACTTTGCGGAAGAAGCTCGGCAGTCACTTCGATCCCAACTTCATGTCCATCACTCTGCCCCAACCGGAGGACTCTCAGTCTCGGGACCCGAATTCCAGGTTCAAACCATTGGGCGCAATGCCCAACGACATCAAGAGGTTGGATTTGTCTGAGACCCCTTATGGGAGGAAAATGAAGCTGGGCAAAAAGGCCAGAAGGAAGTTTCAGCAATGGCTTTGGTCCTACACATACTGTCCGGTGATGTACACATGGAAGGACCTGGGAGGCCGCTTCTGGCCTCGGTTTGTTAAAGAAGGGAACTGTTACAACGAGAGGTCCTGTTCATTCCCCGAAGGGATGCTGTGTAAACCTGTCAAATCTATCAGCAAGACTTTCTTAAGGTGGTATTGCCAAGGATGGTCAAAGCCTAAGTACTGCACGTGGATACCTGTCCAATACCCAGTCATTTCCGAGTGCAAGTGTTCCTGTTAA